The Stomoxys calcitrans chromosome 3, idStoCalc2.1, whole genome shotgun sequence genome includes a region encoding these proteins:
- the LOC106092294 gene encoding heterochromatin protein 1, with protein MKSKKNDTDASGSGSSDEEAEYVVEKICSRRVRKGKIEYFLKWKGYSESENTWEPEENLDCQDLIQAFEEQRAKDEAAASSSKSSDKSKKDNSSGRSSSVGNKRKNEDSKSSGSKKKRTDSTKDETDNESVSDISARHSELTGFDKGLEAEKILGASDSNGGLYFLIQFKGVDQAEMVAASVANIKIPQMVIKFYEERLSWYSDNEE; from the exons ATGAAATCCAAGAAGAACGATACTGATGCCTCAGGCAGTGGCTCATCGGACGAAGAGGCCGAGTATGTTGTGGAAAAAATATGTTCTAGACGTGTCCGCAAAGGAAAG aTTGAATACTTCCTCAAATGGAAAGGCTATTCTGAATCGGAAAACACTTGGGAGCCAGAAGAGAATCTTGACTGTCAGGATTTAATCCAAGCTTTTGAGGAGCAAAGAGCAAAAGATGAG GCTGCCGCTTCAAGTTCCAAGTCCAGTGATAAATCCAAGAAAGATAATTCAAGCGGACGTTCAAGTTCTGTTGGTAATAAACGCAAAAATGAAGACTCAAAATCATCAG GGAGCAAAAAGAAACGTACAGACTCCACCAAAGATGAAACAGATAATGAATCCGTCTCCGATATTTCAGCAAGACATTCAGAATTGACTGGTTTCGACAAAGGCTTGGAAGCCGAAAAGATTCTAGGAGCTTCAGATTCAAACGGCGGCCTGTATTTCCTCATACAATTTAAGGGAGTTGACCAGGCCGAAATGGTGGCCGCTTCTGTGGCCAATATAAAAATTCCACAGATGGTCATCAAATTCTATGAAGAACGCTTATCATGGTACTCGGATAATGAAGAGTGA